A portion of the Flavobacterium magnum genome contains these proteins:
- a CDS encoding sensor of ECF-type sigma factor: MKTLKILLVLILCSTASFGQASKERIKSLKVAFLTRELALTSSEAEKFWPFFNAYEDKQFEVRFKKMREIKSKMNPPAVDRLSEKEAAALLTQLEEAEQELADNRRKLIANLKTVISPIKILKLKKAEDDFNHKLLRQYKQKGGDKE; encoded by the coding sequence ATGAAGACCCTAAAAATATTGCTTGTTTTAATTTTGTGTTCCACTGCGTCGTTTGGACAGGCTTCAAAAGAAAGAATTAAATCGCTGAAAGTTGCTTTCCTGACCAGGGAGCTCGCGCTGACATCTTCGGAAGCCGAAAAATTCTGGCCGTTTTTCAACGCTTATGAAGACAAACAATTTGAGGTCAGATTCAAAAAAATGAGAGAAATCAAGAGCAAAATGAACCCGCCTGCCGTTGACAGGCTGTCTGAAAAAGAAGCGGCTGCGTTATTAACCCAGCTCGAAGAGGCTGAGCAGGAACTCGCAGACAATCGTAGGAAACTCATTGCAAACCTTAAAACCGTCATCAGTCCGATAAAGATTTTAAAACTTAAAAAAGCCGAAGACGACTTCAACCACAAATTACTGCGTCAATACAAACAAAAAGGCGGAGATAAGGAATGA
- a CDS encoding RNA polymerase sigma factor, with translation MTGEEEFIKELLDPKTQNSAFQKLLAQYQRPLYSHIRSIVLNHDDADDVLQNTFVKVFRHLQNFKGDSKLFTWMYRIATNESITFINNKAKKHRQTSEEYQQRQIERIKADTYFDGDEIQLKLQQAVSQLPEKQQLVFKMKYYQELKYEEISQILGTSVGALKASYFHAVRKIEEFMNKG, from the coding sequence TTGACCGGCGAAGAAGAATTCATTAAGGAACTGCTTGATCCGAAAACGCAAAACAGCGCATTTCAGAAATTGCTTGCGCAGTATCAGCGGCCTTTGTATTCGCACATACGCAGTATTGTTCTGAACCACGACGATGCAGATGACGTGTTGCAGAACACCTTTGTAAAAGTATTTAGGCACCTCCAGAATTTCAAGGGCGACAGCAAACTTTTTACATGGATGTACCGCATTGCTACGAATGAGTCAATCACCTTCATCAACAATAAAGCCAAAAAGCACAGGCAGACCAGCGAAGAATATCAGCAGCGGCAGATTGAACGCATCAAGGCCGACACGTATTTTGACGGTGACGAAATCCAGCTTAAATTGCAGCAAGCTGTTTCTCAATTACCTGAAAAACAACAGTTGGTCTTTAAGATGAAATATTATCAGGAACTGAAGTATGAGGAAATTTCCCAAATTTTGGGCACTTCCGTGGGCGCTTTAAAGGCGTCTTATTTCCATGCCGTCAGGAAGATAGAAGAATTTATGAATAAGGGTTAA
- a CDS encoding HAD family hydrolase has product MIQTVIFDMDGVIVDTEPLHHFAYHLHFDDLNIKVSPEMYATFTGFSTRNTYEKLKEQFAIPYEVAELVDRKRELFNEAFDKKEDLFLLEGVDTLIRDLFSNGMQLVLASSSAKVTIERVFTRFRLHHYFTHIISGEDFPKSKPDPAIFIEAARLSGTPVENCIVIEDSANGVKAAKSAGIYCVGYVSPNSKLQDLSLADKIISHFNELDFEKVKRLR; this is encoded by the coding sequence ATGATACAAACGGTTATTTTTGATATGGATGGCGTCATCGTTGACACCGAACCGCTGCACCATTTTGCATACCACCTTCATTTCGATGATTTGAACATTAAGGTTTCGCCGGAAATGTATGCGACTTTTACGGGCTTTTCTACGAGAAATACTTACGAAAAATTAAAAGAGCAGTTTGCCATCCCCTATGAGGTGGCTGAGTTGGTCGATCGCAAGCGTGAATTGTTCAACGAGGCTTTCGATAAAAAAGAGGACCTGTTCCTTTTGGAGGGAGTCGACACGCTGATCAGGGATTTGTTTTCCAATGGCATGCAGCTTGTATTGGCATCCTCGTCTGCAAAAGTGACCATTGAACGTGTTTTCACCCGATTCAGGTTGCATCACTATTTTACCCACATCATATCTGGCGAAGATTTCCCAAAATCCAAACCGGATCCGGCGATTTTCATTGAGGCGGCACGATTGTCGGGGACGCCGGTTGAAAATTGCATCGTAATCGAAGACAGTGCCAATGGCGTAAAAGCCGCAAAATCAGCAGGCATTTATTGTGTAGGTTACGTCAGCCCAAATTCAAAATTACAGGACCTCTCGCTTGCGGATAAGATTATTTCGCACTTTAATGAGTTGGATTTTGAAAAAGTGAAGCGGTTACGCTAA
- a CDS encoding cryptochrome/photolyase family protein, with protein sequence MEKEAINVFWFRRDLRLDDNRGLYEALRSGCKVLPVFIFDQNILSDLPVDDARLSFIHSLLEQMNDKLKASGTSLAVFHDDPDAVFEDLAKKHKIDTVFTNHDYEPYARKRDKAVYQIFKKHGIAFKTFKDQVIFEKAEIAKDDGSPYVVYTPYANKWLETFRKTELMHYPSENHLNHLVAHSKGFPSLEKIGFRKSEISVPDYNVSKSLIHNYEETRNFPALDKTSKLSPHLRFGAVSVRKMVVRANQDANTTFLKELIWREFFMQILWHFPHTVNKSFRPKYDNIKWSYSDANFKKWCDGKTGYPIVDAGMRELNQTGHMHNRVRMIVASFLCKHLLIDWRWGEAYFAEKLLDYEQSSNVGNWQWAAGSGVDAAPYFRIFNPAEQAKKFDKDGKYVKKWVPEVDTNSYPEPMIDHKEARERCLKVFKEALA encoded by the coding sequence ATGGAAAAAGAAGCAATAAATGTGTTCTGGTTCAGGCGGGATTTGCGACTCGACGACAACCGCGGACTTTACGAGGCGTTGCGCTCCGGGTGCAAGGTACTTCCTGTTTTCATTTTTGACCAAAACATCTTATCGGATTTGCCTGTTGATGACGCACGGCTTTCGTTCATTCACTCGCTTCTGGAACAAATGAACGACAAGTTGAAGGCATCAGGAACATCGCTAGCGGTGTTTCATGACGATCCTGATGCGGTTTTCGAAGATCTGGCTAAAAAGCACAAAATTGATACGGTTTTTACCAACCATGATTATGAACCGTACGCCCGCAAACGGGATAAAGCGGTTTACCAGATATTTAAGAAGCATGGCATCGCATTTAAGACTTTTAAAGATCAGGTCATTTTTGAAAAGGCTGAAATTGCCAAAGATGACGGGTCGCCTTACGTAGTGTACACGCCCTACGCAAATAAATGGCTTGAAACCTTCCGTAAAACCGAATTGATGCACTACCCTTCCGAAAACCATCTGAATCATCTTGTCGCCCATTCAAAAGGCTTTCCGTCATTGGAAAAGATAGGTTTCAGGAAGTCCGAAATTTCCGTTCCTGATTACAATGTGTCGAAAAGCCTGATCCATAACTATGAGGAAACGCGGAATTTTCCGGCTTTGGATAAAACATCGAAACTGAGCCCACACCTTCGTTTTGGTGCGGTTTCCGTTCGGAAAATGGTGGTCAGGGCAAACCAGGACGCAAACACCACCTTCTTGAAAGAACTGATCTGGCGCGAATTTTTCATGCAGATTCTTTGGCATTTCCCACACACGGTCAACAAAAGCTTCCGCCCTAAATACGACAACATCAAATGGAGTTACAGCGATGCGAATTTTAAAAAATGGTGCGACGGCAAAACCGGCTATCCGATTGTTGACGCCGGCATGCGCGAACTCAACCAAACGGGCCACATGCACAACCGCGTGCGGATGATCGTCGCAAGTTTCCTCTGCAAGCACCTGTTAATTGACTGGCGCTGGGGAGAAGCGTATTTTGCTGAAAAACTGCTTGACTACGAGCAGTCGAGCAACGTGGGCAATTGGCAATGGGCTGCCGGCAGCGGTGTAGATGCTGCGCCATATTTTAGGATTTTTAATCCGGCAGAACAGGCAAAAAAATTTGACAAAGACGGAAAGTATGTGAAAAAGTGGGTGCCCGAAGTGGATACTAATTCGTATCCTGAGCCAATGATTGACCACAAGGAAGCGCGCGAACGCTGCCTAAAGGTTTTCAAGGAAGCCTTAGCGTAA
- a CDS encoding SRPBCC family protein, with protein MYTKKSIQNLPISIEQAWDFLSDPKNLATITPPDLGFEIVSGAERSMYPGQIIRYIVRPLFGIKTEWVTEITHVKDKLYFVDEQRYGPYQMWHHKHFLKSIPGGVEMEDIIDYRLPFGILGKLGHSLVVKPRLDKIFEFRRKKLIEIFGQYRPDAAKDM; from the coding sequence ATGTACACCAAAAAGAGTATCCAAAACCTTCCGATTTCTATAGAACAGGCGTGGGATTTTTTATCGGATCCTAAAAACCTGGCGACAATAACGCCTCCCGACTTAGGATTTGAGATTGTATCCGGTGCCGAAAGATCGATGTATCCCGGGCAGATTATCAGGTATATTGTCAGGCCTTTGTTCGGGATCAAGACAGAATGGGTCACCGAAATCACCCACGTAAAAGACAAGTTGTACTTTGTTGACGAACAACGATACGGACCTTACCAAATGTGGCACCACAAGCATTTCCTCAAATCCATTCCAGGCGGTGTCGAGATGGAGGACATCATTGACTATAGGCTTCCCTTCGGGATATTGGGCAAGCTGGGCCACAGTCTAGTCGTTAAGCCGAGGCTCGATAAGATATTTGAATTCAGGCGCAAAAAACTAATCGAAATTTTCGGCCAGTATCGTCCCGATGCTGCCAAAGACATGTGA
- a CDS encoding DUF2911 domain-containing protein: MRKLFIVATLMCVTWITAQVKTPAPSPKAHVEQVVGLTDVTVDYSRPGVKGRTIFGDLVPFGKLWRTGANANTTINFSEDVVIDGKTLKKGKYALYTTPKADNWEVIFYSSTDNWGTPETWDDSKVALKTMAKPEMLNRMVESLTIGINGLDNNYGMLEISWEKTIVAVKFEVPTKKTATESIKKALAGPTGDDYFSAAQYYFQSGDDMKMALEYINKALELKQPNPFWYTRQKSLIQAKLGDKKGAIETAKISLAAAEAAKNADYVKMNKDSISEWSKK, encoded by the coding sequence ATGAGAAAATTATTTATTGTAGCCACATTGATGTGTGTGACCTGGATCACTGCTCAGGTAAAAACGCCTGCGCCGAGTCCGAAAGCCCATGTAGAACAGGTCGTTGGCCTGACCGATGTGACGGTAGACTATTCAAGGCCGGGTGTGAAAGGCCGTACAATATTTGGCGACCTGGTTCCTTTCGGGAAACTTTGGCGTACCGGAGCCAATGCGAACACCACTATCAATTTCAGCGAAGACGTGGTCATCGACGGAAAGACGCTTAAAAAAGGGAAATATGCGCTGTACACGACTCCAAAAGCAGACAATTGGGAAGTCATTTTCTACAGCTCAACCGACAATTGGGGTACGCCCGAGACCTGGGACGATTCCAAAGTAGCACTTAAAACAATGGCTAAACCAGAAATGCTGAACCGCATGGTAGAGAGTTTGACTATCGGTATCAACGGACTGGACAACAATTACGGTATGCTTGAAATCTCCTGGGAGAAAACAATAGTGGCCGTCAAATTTGAAGTGCCTACCAAAAAGACGGCAACCGAAAGCATCAAAAAAGCGCTGGCCGGTCCGACAGGAGATGACTACTTTTCTGCTGCACAATATTATTTTCAATCGGGTGACGACATGAAGATGGCTTTGGAGTACATCAATAAAGCGTTGGAATTGAAGCAGCCGAATCCGTTTTGGTACACCCGCCAGAAATCACTGATCCAGGCGAAACTTGGTGACAAGAAAGGCGCGATCGAAACCGCTAAAATTTCGCTCGCTGCCGCTGAAGCCGCTAAAAATGCCGACTACGTGAAAATGAACAAGGACAGTATCTCAGAGTGGAGCAAGAAGTAA